The following are encoded in a window of Candidatus Obscuribacterales bacterium genomic DNA:
- a CDS encoding type II toxin-antitoxin system HicB family antitoxin, giving the protein MIIRAVIEWDEESQAYSATCPELNFVSSFGDTKDEAIVNLKDAIQLMLEPIPDEFLEGSAAQEVVELAL; this is encoded by the coding sequence ATGATTATCCGAGCTGTCATCGAATGGGACGAAGAGTCCCAAGCCTACTCAGCTACCTGTCCAGAACTCAACTTTGTTTCATCTTTTGGCGACACCAAAGATGAAGCCATTGTCAATCTCAAAGATGCGATTCAACTGATGCTAGAGCCGATTCCCGATGAGTTTTTAGAAGGCAGTGCTGCTCAAGAAGTGGTTGAACTAGCGCTATAG